The Gammaproteobacteria bacterium genome includes a window with the following:
- a CDS encoding two-component system, sensor histidine kinase and response regulator: MKPLILIIDDEFSAVIALSAVLKGTYKITFATSGYQGLEDLRRGLKPDIILLDIKMPEMDGYVVLHELRTNPQTADIPVIFVTATNDSENESSGLELGADDYISRPFAPPVLIARIENILHRKAAETALAERSRHLSEALDFNKTILLNSPLPMGVYAPSGQCVLVNETYIQLMGVTHNDLLTQNFKQIEAWRVSGLLDDCVASLADHCQRQREINMVNSFGKTIWLDCRILPTQINDEAHLLMQFIDLTERKLAEQKLLESKYRLEAAASAGIIGIWDWDVVNNRLIWDKVMHQLYGIRKEDFGEIYDSWISAIHPEDKIRVNDEIHAALRGEREYSPEFRVIWPDGSIHYIKAVSQTTYDEKGNPLRMIGVNYDLTEQKNIEYTLSKARSDAESANRAKSEFLANMSHEIRTPMNAIIGLSSLALGLDLSPKLQDYLNKISMSAKSLLSILNDILDYSKVETGHLELENAQFNLKQVMENLINLFSARASERRLTLMVEVAPNVPEQLVGDELRLWQVLINLTGNAIKFTTSGLIRVKVEQIDAATDFVVLRFTIQDTGIGMSADQIGHLFQPFTQGDGSITRRFGGTGLGLAISQRLVRLMGSEIAVTSTLGQGSEFSFLIRFAIPEETSVSRPISMPSLASEPSAAIRGARILLVEDNEINQQVAREILERWGFSVIVVGDGEQALAALEKFPFFDLVFMDLQMPVMDGLEATRRIRRNERFHDLPVIAMTASVMHKDHTDCLATGMNDHVAKPVLPQQLLAVLERWIVPGERSIPAGELDESRPKTDILSDQLPGVDLDMAIQRMSGNRDLLVNLLKQFGEQFAMASETITGLIAQGQYEGAAQQLHKLKGAAGNLGAIQLHHHATALEQELQNGQLPASQTAFAQSLGVVLATITTLPSPPASTGAPCNWPCASALFKKMRTLLDDGEFIPLELVVELQKALPSPSLHNDLARFKEQVSALNYSAASDTMDRLTAITQIPFI, translated from the coding sequence ATGAAACCCCTCATCCTCATTATCGACGATGAATTCAGCGCCGTCATTGCTTTGTCCGCTGTCTTAAAGGGAACTTACAAAATCACCTTTGCCACAAGTGGCTATCAGGGATTGGAAGATCTACGACGCGGATTGAAACCCGACATCATTTTGCTTGATATCAAAATGCCGGAAATGGATGGGTATGTGGTGCTACATGAATTGCGTACTAATCCCCAGACCGCAGATATTCCGGTCATCTTCGTAACCGCTACGAACGACTCGGAAAATGAATCATCGGGACTCGAATTGGGGGCCGACGATTATATCTCTAGGCCATTTGCTCCGCCTGTGTTGATAGCGCGAATAGAGAATATTCTCCACCGCAAGGCCGCAGAAACCGCTTTAGCCGAACGTTCACGCCATCTTTCCGAAGCTCTCGATTTCAATAAAACTATTTTGCTTAATTCACCATTACCCATGGGAGTGTATGCCCCCAGTGGTCAATGTGTTTTGGTCAACGAAACCTATATCCAGCTCATGGGCGTAACCCATAACGATTTACTAACTCAGAATTTTAAGCAAATCGAAGCCTGGCGTGTCTCCGGGTTGCTTGATGACTGTGTGGCGTCATTGGCAGATCACTGCCAACGGCAGCGCGAAATCAACATGGTAAATTCTTTCGGAAAAACTATTTGGCTCGACTGTAGGATTCTGCCAACCCAGATCAATGACGAAGCTCATCTGCTCATGCAATTTATCGACTTAACCGAACGCAAACTTGCTGAACAGAAACTATTGGAGAGCAAATATCGCCTGGAAGCTGCTGCTTCCGCCGGTATTATTGGTATTTGGGACTGGGACGTGGTGAACAATCGGTTGATTTGGGACAAAGTGATGCACCAACTGTATGGTATCCGTAAGGAAGACTTTGGAGAAATTTACGATTCGTGGATCAGCGCCATACATCCCGAAGACAAGATACGAGTCAATGATGAGATTCATGCCGCTTTGCGTGGGGAACGTGAATATAGTCCCGAATTCCGCGTGATCTGGCCAGATGGTTCGATTCACTATATCAAGGCCGTATCTCAAACAACATATGACGAGAAGGGAAATCCGTTACGGATGATTGGCGTCAATTACGATCTCACCGAGCAAAAAAATATCGAATATACCCTTTCCAAAGCAAGATCTGACGCAGAAAGCGCCAACCGTGCTAAGAGCGAGTTCCTAGCCAATATGAGCCACGAGATTCGCACGCCGATGAACGCCATCATCGGATTGTCTAGCTTGGCGTTGGGTCTTGACCTATCACCTAAACTTCAAGACTACTTGAATAAAATCAGCATGTCCGCCAAGTCGTTGCTATCAATACTTAACGACATTCTTGATTATTCTAAGGTTGAGACCGGGCATCTCGAGCTGGAGAACGCCCAATTCAATCTGAAACAAGTGATGGAGAATCTCATCAATCTCTTTAGTGCGCGTGCTAGTGAGCGGAGACTGACTCTAATGGTGGAAGTCGCACCCAACGTGCCGGAGCAACTCGTGGGCGACGAACTACGACTGTGGCAAGTGCTAATCAATCTAACCGGTAATGCGATTAAATTCACTACATCGGGGTTGATACGGGTCAAGGTGGAACAGATTGACGCCGCAACGGATTTTGTGGTCCTCCGCTTTACCATTCAGGATACAGGCATTGGGATGAGCGCAGATCAGATTGGCCACCTATTCCAGCCTTTTACCCAAGGCGATGGCTCAATTACTCGTCGGTTTGGCGGCACGGGCTTGGGTTTGGCGATTAGCCAGCGGCTGGTCAGGTTGATGGGCAGCGAGATCGCGGTCACCAGTACACTGGGCCAAGGTAGTGAGTTTAGTTTCCTGATTCGCTTCGCTATTCCAGAAGAAACGTCGGTCTCACGTCCCATTTCCATGCCGTCGCTCGCGAGTGAACCCTCGGCGGCGATCCGAGGTGCCCGTATCCTTCTGGTCGAAGACAATGAAATCAATCAACAGGTGGCCCGAGAGATTTTGGAGCGATGGGGTTTTTCCGTTATCGTCGTCGGCGATGGCGAGCAAGCACTGGCGGCATTAGAGAAGTTCCCCTTCTTCGATCTCGTGTTCATGGACCTCCAGATGCCGGTGATGGATGGTCTGGAGGCTACACGCCGGATTCGTCGCAATGAGCGTTTTCATGATCTACCCGTGATCGCCATGACCGCGTCAGTGATGCACAAGGACCATACGGACTGTTTGGCAACCGGTATGAACGACCACGTCGCCAAACCCGTGCTGCCCCAACAGTTATTAGCGGTGCTGGAACGCTGGATTGTCCCTGGAGAACGTAGCATACCAGCCGGTGAGCTAGACGAATCGAGGCCCAAGACAGATATTTTGTCCGACCAACTGCCCGGAGTTGATCTCGATATGGCGATTCAACGAATGAGTGGCAATCGCGATCTGCTGGTGAATCTGCTGAAACAATTTGGTGAGCAATTCGCCATGGCCAGTGAAACAATCACCGGCTTGATAGCCCAAGGTCAGTATGAGGGGGCCGCACAACAGCTGCATAAACTCAAAGGTGCCGCCGGTAATCTTGGCGCGATACAGCTACATCACCACGCTACTGCGTTGGAACAAGAACTTCAGAACGGTCAGCTACCTGCCAGTCAGACGGCATTTGCGCAGTCTCTCGGTGTCGTTTTGGCTACCATCACCACACTGCCCTCTCCACCCGCATCTACTGGCGCACCCTGTAACTGGCCATGTGCCTCAGCTTTATTCAAGAAAATGCGAACGCTACTGGATGATGGTGAATTCATCCCGCTCGAACTCGTCGTGGAACTACAGAAGGCGCTACCTAGTCCGTCGTTGCATAACGATTTAGCACGTTTCAAGGAGCAGGTCTCAGCCCTGAATTACTCAGCGGCAAGTGACACAATGGATCGCCTAACCGCCATCACCCAAATTCCTTTCATCTAA